The proteins below are encoded in one region of Hordeum vulgare subsp. vulgare chromosome 3H, MorexV3_pseudomolecules_assembly, whole genome shotgun sequence:
- the LOC123443282 gene encoding E3 ubiquitin-protein ligase SINAT5-like, producing MDVDSVECLSLPDAAMDADDVGLALHPHGALVAASSRPAAYPKGGTAAGAGGVVAPGSSVHELLECPVCTNSMYPPIHQCQNGHTLCSTCKARVHNRCPTCRQELGDIRCLALEKVAESLELPCKYYSLGCPEIFPYYSKIKHEAMCSFRPYSCPYAGSECSVTGDIPYLVNHLRDDHKVDMHSGCTFNHRYVKSNPREVENATWMLTVFHCFGQYFCLHFEAFQLGMAPVYMAFLRFMGDENEARNYSYSLEVGANGRKMVWEGTPRSVRDSHRKVRDSHDGLLIQRNMALFFSGGDRKELKLRITGRIWKETQTPDGACVPILCS from the exons atggacgtCGACAGCGTCGAGTGCCTCTCGCTGCCCGATGCTGCCATGGACGCGGACGACGTCGGCCTCGCCCTCCACCCTCACGGCGCGctcgtcgccgcctcctcccgccCGGCCGCCTACCCCAAGGGCGGCACCGCCGCCGGCGCGGGGGGCGTCGTCGCGCCGGGGAGCAGCGTGCACGAGCTGCTCGAGTGCCCCGTCTGCACCAACTCCATGTACCCGCCGATCCACCAG TGCCAAAATGGACATACTCTTTGTTCCACATGCAAAGCTAGGGTACACAACCGTTGCCCTACTTGCCGACAAGAGCTCGGTGATATCAGGTGTTTGGCACTGGAGAAAGTAGCCGAATCGCTTGAGCTTCCCTGTAAGTACTACTCCTTGGGTTGCCCAGAAATCTTCCCATACTACAGCAAGATAAAGCATGAAGCGATGTGCAGCTTTAGACCATACAGTTGCCCCTATGCTGGTTCTGAGTGTTCTGTGACCGGTGATATTCCTTACCTTGTTAACCATTTGAGGGATGACCACAAAGTCGATATGCACAGTGGCTGCACATTCAACCATAGATACGTCAAATCCAACCCAAGAGAAGTCGAAAACGCCACCTGGATGCTGACA GTGTTTCACTGCTTTGGGCAGTACTTCTGCCTGCACTTTGAGGCCTTCCAGCTTGGGATGGCACCAGTGTACATGGCCTTCCTGCGTTTCATGGGGGACGAGAATGAGGCGCGGAACTACAGTTACAGCCTCGAGGTCGGCGCCAATGGCAGGAAGATGGTATGGGAGGGCACCCCCAGGAGCGTCCGGGACAGCCACCGGAAGGTGCGTGACAGCCACGACGGCCTCCTGATTCAGAGGAACATGGCATTGTTCTTCTCAGGGGGCGACCGGAAGGAGCTGAAGCTAAGGATCACTGGCCGGATCTGGAAGGAGACGCAGACCCCGGATGGCGCCTGCGTACCAATTCTCTGTAGCTAA